Proteins encoded in a region of the Vicia villosa cultivar HV-30 ecotype Madison, WI linkage group LG5, Vvil1.0, whole genome shotgun sequence genome:
- the LOC131605506 gene encoding uncharacterized protein LOC131605506, whose protein sequence is MSSDYSDEGEKAKHPSFVAPKNFNDYKWVLGTLFSTKEDFKEAVASYAVHNGRDLRFVQNDKTKVRVGCKEGCGWVSLCSKLPNEDTWQLRTLNDNHTCNREFNVRMFNTNWLGKKLYSTVRINPHVKLTAICEKVHEKWNAGMNRMKAYRARKVALNIVEGSFKEQYRRLYDYTHELLKSNPNNTIKLNVQATEQQPEEHVSRPLLPSFHRLYMCLDACKKSFRICRPIIGVDGCFLKGNYGGQILGLLPALEELLPGVDQRFCVRHLYSNFRKKFPGKQLKEIMWRAAKATYPQAWEREMREMRKVNEEAYKHLLNVPPRFWSKSMFKYNTKSDVLVNNMSETFNSVILGARQKPIVTMLEEIRGYLMDRWATNRAKIEDYNESVLPRIKKGLERRQEISRFFIARLSGDMIYEVRHTNMTGEKYTVDLKKFECSCRSWMLTGIPCYHAITCIQSRSESPTDYIPSLYRKDTYQACYQPLIYPTNGENLWELTPYPDILPPPTRRAPGRPKRRRNKDADEKRNDATHVSRKGLPNKCSVCGMSEHNKASCPAAPRQSQTATYVESQTATNVESQTATNVESQTVQSQPIQRMQTRQSSLSQPQVGEAPTTRVQTRQTITIAQLLAMRRARQGPTAAFQPPTSQRPKLAIKRKGK, encoded by the exons ATGAGTAGTGATTATTCAGATGAGGGTGAGAAGGCTAAGCATCCATCATTTGTTGCTCCTAAGAATTTTAATGACTATAAGTGGGTCTTAGGAACATTATTTTCAACAAAGGAGGATTTTAAAGAAGCTGTTGCAAGTTATGCTGTCCACAATGGTAGGGATTTAAGGTTTGTCCAGAATGACAAAACAAAGGTAAGAGTGGGCTGCAAGGAAGGATGTGGATGGGTTTCTTTGTGTTCTAAATTGCCTAATGAGGATACATGGCAATTGAGAACATTAAATGACAACCACACCTGTAATAGAGAGTTCAATGTAAGGATGTTTAACACCAACTGGCTTGGAAAGAAGTTATACTCAACTGTTAGAATTAACCCTCATGTGAAGTTAACTGCTATATGTGAGAAAGTGCATGAGAAATGGAATGCTGGTATGAATAGGATGAAGGCTTATAGGGCAAGGAAGGTAGCACTCAACATTGTTGAAGGTTCATTCAAAGAGCAATATAGAAGACTATATGACTACACACATGAGCTGTTAAAGTCTAACCCAAACAACACCATCAAGTTGAATGTACAAGCAACTGAACAACAACCTGAAGAACATGTTAGCAGACCACTACTTCCAAGCTTTCATAGATTGTACATGTGTCTGGATGCTTGCAAGAAAAGTTTTCGTATTTGTAGACCAATAATTGGAGTTGATGGATGTTTTCTAAAGGGTAATTATGGAGGTCAGATACTT GGGCTGTTACCTGCACTAGAGGAATTGTTACCTGGCGTTGACCAGAGATTTTGTGTAAGACATTTGTACAGTAACTTTAGAAAGAAGTTTCCAGGAAAACAATTGAAGGAAATCATGTGGAGGGCAGCCAAGGCAACATATCCCCAAGCTTGGGAAAGGGAAATGAGGGAAATGAGGAAGGTTAATGAGGAGGCCTACAAACATTTGTTGAACGTCCCCCCAAGATTTTGGAGTAAGTCTATGTTTAAGTATAATACCAAAAGTGATGTCTTAGTCAACAATATGTCTGAGACCTTTAATAGTGTTATATTGGGTGCAAGACAAAAGCCTATTGTAACAATGTTAGAGGAAATCAGAGGGTACCTAATGGATAGATGGGCAACTAACCGGGCAAAGATAGAGGATTACAATGAATCTGTATTACCAAGAATTAAGAAGGGACTTGAAAGAAGACAAGAAATCTCAAGGTTCTTTATAGCAAG GTTGTCAGGTGACATGATTTATGAAGTGAGACATACAAATATGACTGGAGAAAAATACACAGTTGATCTAAAGAAGTTTGAGTGCTCTTGTAGGAGTTGGATGCTCACTGGCATTCCTTGCTATCATGCAATTACTTGCATCCAAAGTAGATCTGAAAGCCCAACTGACTACATTCCCTCCTTATATAGAAAGGATACTTACCAGGCTTGCTACCAACCATTGATTTATCCAACAAATGGGGAAAACTTATGGGAGTTGACACCATATCCGGATATACTTCCACCACCAACCAGAAGAGCACCAGGTAGGCCAAAAAGAAGGAGAAACAAGGATGCTGATGAAAAGAGGAATGATGCAACACATGTTTCAAGAAAGGGGCTGCCAAACAAGTGCTCAGTATGTGGTATGTCTGAACACAACAAAGCATCTTGTCCAGCTGCTCCAAGGCAATCCCAAACTGCCACCTATGTGGAATCCCAAACTGCCACTAATGTTGAATCACAAACTGCCACCAATGTGGAATCACAGACTGTCCAATCTCAACCAATCCAAAGAATGCAAACAAGACAGTCATCTCTAAGCCAGCCCCAAGTTGGTGAAGCCCCAACAACAAGAGTCCAAACACGACAAACCATCACAATTGCTCAGTTGCTTGCAATGAGAAGGGCAAGACAAGGACCAACTGCTGCATTTCAGCCACCAACAAGCCAAAGACCAAAGCTGGCCATAAAGAGAAAGGGAAAATAG
- the LOC131602606 gene encoding uncharacterized protein LOC131602606 has product MADDHSSFTKDVLLVKGLKNTTLVWRLVVLAFAMVCGVYICSICLKQISTGTKIGFLDINVVQRPCPEPNIEPWEIPYVHYPNPKTYSREECSCHPVRYFTILSMQRSGSGWFETFLNSHPNISSNGEIFSVKVRRSNMTTITETLDTIYNLDWFSSASKNECTTAVGLKWMLNQGLVQHHEQIAEYFRIHGVSVIFLFRRNLLRRMISVLANEYDKNAKILNGTHKSHVHSPKEAEILAKYKPTLNSTLLIASLKQVNDTTTKALEYFKSTRHIMLYYEDVVKNRTKLMDVLEFLKVPQMNLKSRQVKIHKGSLSSQVENWDDVSKALTGTQYESFLHEDYRR; this is encoded by the exons ATGGCCGATGATCATTCTTCCTTCACTAAG GATGTTTTGCTTGTGAAGGGTTTGAAGAATACAACGTTGGTTTGGAGGTTGGTTGTGTTGGCTTTTGCAATGGTTTGTGGTGTGTATATATGTTCTATTTGTTTGAAGCAGATTAGCACTGGCACTAAAATTGGTTTTCTAGATATCAATGTTGTTCAAAGGCCTTGTCCCGAACCGAATATCGAACCTTGGGAGATTCCTTATGTGCACTATCCAAATCCAAAAACTTACAGCAG GGAGGAGTGTAGTTGTCACCCGGTGCGCTATTTTACTATACTGTCGATGCAGAGATCTGGGAGTGGATGGTTTGAGACGTTTTTGAATAGTCATCCTAACATAAGTTCGAATGGAGAAATCTTTTCGGTTAAGGTTAGAAGGAGTAATATGACGACAATAACAGAGACGTTGGATACAATTTATAATCTAGACTGGTTTAGTAGTGCTTCTAAAAACGAGTGCACGACTGCAGTTGGCTTGAAGTGGATGCTTAACCAG GGATTGGTGCAGCATCATGAACAAATTGCCGAGTACTTCAGAATACACGGTGTCTCAGTCATATTTCTTTTCAGAAGGAACCTTTTGCGCCGGATGATTTCCGTGCTTGCAAACGAATACGATAAGAATGCTAAGATATTAAACGGCACTCACAAGTCTCACGTTCATTCACCCAAGGAG GCAGAAATACTTGCAAAATACAAACCAACACTCAATTCAACGTTGCTGATCGCAAGCCTGAAACAAGTGAATGATACCACCACCAAGGCTTTAGAATATTTCAAGAGCACTCGGCACATTATGCTATATTATGAAGACGTTGTCAAGAATCGCACT AAATTAATGGACGTTCTAGAATTTCTAAAGGTTCCTCAGATGAATTTGAAGAGTCGTCAAGTAAAGATTCATAAAGGTTCCTTATCGAGTCAAGTTGAAAACTGGGATGATGTTAGCAAAGCACTCACCGGAACACAATATGAGAGTTTCCTCCATGAAGATTACCGCAGGTAA